The Terriglobia bacterium genome includes the window GGGAACTGAGTTCAAGCTTGTCCTCCACACGAAGATCAGTTCCAAGACATCTAAGAAGGGCGACATCGTCATGACCACGCTGTTCGACCCCGTCTACTCAGAAGATGACGAGGTGATCCTGCCTAAGGGCGTGCGTGTCGATGGCCGGGTCCAGGAAGTCCATGCGGCGGCCCATCGAGGTAAAGGCGGCCAGTTGTATGTCCTCTTCAACTCTCTCACGCTGCCTGACGGTCAGAAGCTGGCGATTTCCGGTTCACTGACGGAAGTTTTTGGCAGCGGAAACAACGGAGGCAGTTCCAGCGTGGATGCCGAAGGAGACCTCAAGGGTGGCGGCCCGGGTAAAGTGCAGCGGATTATTCTGTTCGGGGCCCCTACAGCGGCGGGAGTTGCGGCTGGCGGGGTCGGCGTGGGTATCGCGGCGGCCGTGGGAGGCGCAGTTGCGGCTTATTACCTGCCCAAAGGCAAACAGGCTGAACTTGCCGCCGGTTCTCTGGTCGGAATGCGCCTGGACAGGGACTTGAC containing:
- a CDS encoding TrbI/VirB10 family protein: MVRYGCKVLALALSIAALPVVVQAQTSLADAQNQHWLPEGTEFKLVLHTKISSKTSKKGDIVMTTLFDPVYSEDDEVILPKGVRVDGRVQEVHAAAHRGKGGQLYVLFNSLTLPDGQKLAISGSLTEVFGSGNNGGSSSVDAEGDLKGGGPGKVQRIILFGAPTAAGVAAGGVGVGIAAAVGGAVAAYYLPKGKQAELAAGSLVGMRLDRDLTITLQPQQQKQNGDSAQALIKK